A genomic region of Mycolicibacterium poriferae contains the following coding sequences:
- a CDS encoding ABC transporter substrate-binding protein, producing MCSDRHVKSTVRWALAATVVLAAAGCTAPTPDDADDTQIVLAEGYELGGYNPVNGYAESGVSPIYDGLYRPNATTDDVVPDLAPALAQGPPEPAGPNRWRIPLRAGVQFSDGTAFDSADVVATYAAVADPAVASEIATAVTPIVAIEPDGPEAVTVELTTAADPRPYLLLGILPSERVESAPAGDWAVNTEPVGTGPYRLDSLRPDQAVLVAREDYWGTPAQVDRLVYAYTPDDNSRAQSMASGAVDGTNLPPRLIDSLTAGDVETVSVNSADWRGIALPAGNPFTAEVPARLAMNLGVDREAIVRDVLRGYGRQASTPVAEAYGAAYNPDAQYDFDAGEATDMLDAAGWRVGSNGIREKDGARASFELLYNAQDTLRRDLAVAYAAAMKPLGIDVRPRGTSWDEIDTRFGDSAVVLGGGSKPYSIDSQVYDTLHTRVPDSSPYSNPGNFTAAGLDGMLERAAQSPPGAEKDDLYQRIQATYAAEPSQVFLVFLDHTYAYRDLGWNQSAPIMEPHSHGVTWGPWWNLAAWTR from the coding sequence ATGTGTTCAGATAGACACGTGAAATCGACCGTGAGGTGGGCTCTGGCGGCGACCGTGGTGCTGGCGGCGGCTGGCTGCACCGCGCCGACACCGGACGACGCCGACGACACGCAGATCGTGCTCGCCGAGGGCTACGAACTGGGCGGCTACAACCCCGTCAACGGGTACGCCGAATCGGGCGTGTCGCCCATCTACGACGGCCTCTACCGTCCCAACGCCACCACCGACGATGTGGTGCCCGACCTGGCTCCGGCGCTGGCGCAGGGCCCGCCCGAGCCGGCCGGACCCAACCGGTGGCGGATCCCGCTGCGCGCCGGGGTGCAGTTCTCCGACGGAACCGCGTTCGACTCCGCCGACGTGGTGGCGACCTACGCCGCCGTGGCCGATCCGGCGGTCGCCTCCGAGATCGCCACGGCGGTGACGCCGATCGTGGCCATCGAACCGGACGGGCCGGAGGCGGTGACCGTCGAGTTGACGACCGCCGCCGACCCGCGGCCCTACCTGCTGCTGGGGATCCTGCCGTCGGAGCGAGTCGAGTCGGCGCCCGCCGGGGACTGGGCAGTCAACACCGAACCGGTGGGCACCGGCCCCTACCGGTTGGACAGCCTGCGGCCCGACCAGGCGGTGCTGGTGGCGAGAGAGGACTACTGGGGCACCCCGGCGCAGGTGGACCGGCTGGTGTACGCCTATACCCCCGACGACAACAGCCGGGCGCAGAGCATGGCCTCGGGTGCGGTCGACGGCACCAATCTTCCTCCGCGACTGATCGATTCGCTCACCGCCGGCGACGTCGAGACGGTCTCGGTGAACTCGGCGGACTGGCGCGGCATCGCACTGCCCGCAGGCAACCCGTTCACCGCTGAGGTGCCGGCCCGGCTGGCGATGAACCTCGGGGTCGACCGGGAGGCCATCGTGCGCGACGTCCTGCGCGGATACGGCCGGCAGGCGAGCACGCCCGTCGCCGAAGCCTACGGCGCCGCATACAACCCCGACGCGCAGTACGACTTCGACGCCGGTGAGGCCACCGACATGCTCGACGCGGCCGGCTGGCGTGTGGGCTCGAACGGAATACGCGAAAAAGACGGTGCCCGAGCGTCGTTCGAGCTTCTGTACAACGCCCAGGACACGTTGCGCCGTGATCTGGCGGTCGCCTACGCGGCCGCGATGAAGCCGCTCGGCATCGACGTACGCCCCCGCGGCACCAGCTGGGACGAGATCGACACGCGGTTCGGCGATTCCGCAGTCGTGCTGGGCGGCGGATCCAAGCCGTACAGCATCGACTCCCAGGTCTATGACACCCTGCACACCCGGGTGCCGGATTCCTCGCCGTACTCGAATCCGGGCAACTTCACCGCCGCGGGTCTGGACGGCATGCTCGAGCGCGCCGCCCAGTCCCCTCCCGGTGCCGAGAAAGACGATCTCTACCAACGGATTCAAGCCACGTATGCGGCCGAGCCCTCACAGGTGTTCCTGGTGTTCCTCGACCACACCTACGCCTACCGCGACCTCGGCTGGAACCAGAGCGCGCCGATCATGGAACCGCACTCGCACGGGGTGACGTGGGGGCCGTGGTGGAACCTCGCCGCGTGGACGCGTTGA
- a CDS encoding ABC transporter permease yields MDALSAPATLDRPAVESVGWTPRSRGRAAARLLAVRTAVAVPLTVAISAAMFAVASLSPFDPLAAYLGANYQFATESQRAAMRVAYDTEMPWYQAWWQWIGRLLHGDLGWSSTQSQPVSTVLAERMPFTLGLSGAALLTATVVALLLGCLAGMRRGGGLDRVCTGLSVALAAVPPFVVSLMLVIVVAVSLRWLPVSGAAAPGADYTPAGVVQHAILPWLALSVSMVPWLLLTTRAAVVESVDSDAVRGARSRGVHGWALLRGHIAPVSVLPTLALLGTRLPELIAGAAIVETVFGWPGMAAVLVESAAALDFPLLAALTVGAAAAVLAGSALSDAAAVAIDPRIAMVA; encoded by the coding sequence GTGGACGCGTTGAGCGCGCCGGCCACACTCGACCGCCCGGCCGTCGAGTCCGTCGGCTGGACTCCCCGCAGCCGCGGGCGGGCCGCCGCCCGGCTGCTGGCGGTCCGGACCGCCGTGGCGGTGCCGCTGACTGTCGCCATCTCGGCCGCGATGTTCGCCGTCGCGTCACTGTCGCCGTTCGACCCGTTGGCCGCCTATCTCGGGGCGAACTACCAGTTCGCCACCGAATCCCAGCGTGCGGCGATGCGCGTCGCCTACGACACCGAGATGCCCTGGTATCAGGCGTGGTGGCAGTGGATCGGACGTCTGCTGCACGGGGACCTGGGCTGGTCGTCGACCCAGTCGCAGCCGGTGAGCACCGTGCTGGCCGAGCGGATGCCCTTCACGCTCGGCCTCTCGGGCGCGGCGCTGCTGACCGCCACCGTGGTCGCCCTCCTACTCGGATGTCTGGCCGGCATGCGCCGTGGCGGAGGCCTCGACCGGGTGTGCACGGGCCTGTCGGTGGCGCTGGCCGCCGTGCCGCCGTTCGTGGTGTCGCTGATGCTGGTGATCGTGGTTGCGGTGAGCCTGCGCTGGCTTCCGGTGTCCGGCGCGGCCGCCCCGGGCGCGGACTACACCCCCGCGGGCGTGGTGCAGCACGCGATCCTGCCGTGGCTTGCGTTGAGCGTGTCGATGGTTCCGTGGCTGCTGCTGACCACCCGTGCGGCCGTGGTCGAGAGTGTCGACTCCGACGCGGTCCGCGGCGCCCGCTCCCGGGGTGTGCACGGCTGGGCGCTGTTGCGCGGCCACATCGCACCGGTCTCGGTGTTGCCGACCCTGGCACTGCTGGGTACCCGGCTGCCCGAACTGATCGCCGGCGCCGCGATCGTCGAAACCGTGTTCGGCTGGCCCGGGATGGCTGCGGTCCTCGTCGAATCGGCTGCTGCTCTTGACTTTCCGCTGCTGGCCGCGCTGACCGTGGGTGCGGCGGCAGCCGTGCTGGCCGGATCGGCACTGTCGGACGCGGCCGCGGTGGCCATCGACCCGCGGATCGCGATGGTCGCATGA